The genome window ATGTCGTTTGACGCATATTTGAAAATCGAAGCCATTCCGGGAGAAGCGCTGGATTCCAATCACAAAGACTGGATTGAGCTAACCGACTTCCATTACGGCGTTATGCAGGCTGTATCAGGTACAGCTAGCTCCGCTGGTGGGGCTACTGTTGGAGGGGCTTCCTGCCCAGACTTCTTTATCGAAAAGCATCTTGATCGGGCTTCGCCAAAACTGTTTGAGGCTTGTGCATCAGGTCAGCACTTCAAAAGCATGGTAATCCACGTTAACCGTGCTGGTGGAGACCAGCAGAAGTACATGGAGATCAAGCTGGAAGAAGTC of Zymobacter palmae contains these proteins:
- a CDS encoding Hcp family type VI secretion system effector codes for the protein MSFDAYLKIEAIPGEALDSNHKDWIELTDFHYGVMQAVSGTASSAGGATVGGASCPDFFIEKHLDRASPKLFEACASGQHFKSMVIHVNRAGGDQQKYMEIKLEEVIISGLNANRGGEFPTESVTLNYGRIAIKYIQQNRATGKGAGAIAGGWDRIANKKFA